A stretch of DNA from Methanoplanus endosymbiosus:
TATGATTGACCCACTTACAAGGCTTGTAATCACCAATGCAGTATATTTCAAAGGTGACTGGGTAAAGCAGTTTGATGTAAACAATACCCATGAGGCCGCCTTCACAACCGCTTCCGGAAAGTCTGTAACGGTTGATATGATGCAGAGGACAGATGAGGACGCAGTATTTGGCTATATGGAAAACGATGACCTTCAGATGCTTAAGATGCCGTATGACCATGATTCCGGCAGAGAACTTGCCATGTATGTAATCCTGCCAAAGGGTAATGATCTGAAAGCCGTTGAAGAGAATCTTGATGCTGACAGACTCACAGAACTTAAAGGAGCCATTGCAGAAAAGGAAGTGAAGGTATTCTTCCCGAAGTTTAAACTCGAAACTGAGTACTCGCTCTCAAAAACCCTTGCTGCTATGGGAATGCCCGTAGCATTCTCGGATATGGCAGACTTTTCCGGTATGGACGGGACAAAGAGCCTCTCAATCAGCGATGTTATCCATAAGGCATATGTTGACGTAAATGAGGAAGGCACCGAGGCAGCAGCTGCAACTGCGGTTGTGATGAGGCTTACAGCAGTGATGGATGAAGAACCTGTCCCGGTATTTTTAGCAGATCATCCGTTCATTTTTATGATTGAGGATACGGATGACGGCAATATTCTCTTTATGGGTAAAGTGTCAGATCCTGCCTGAAAGAAGGAATAAATATTAATACTCTTTTTTTGTAAGTTATGTCTATTATATATTGATCTATATCCCGGGCTTGAATCACCTTCTGCATCCTAAGTCTATATTTCCGGATTTAGATTTATCTTCTGCCTTCTGAGTCAGCCTTCCCTGAATTAAGATATCATATGAGTGCGGGCATATGCAGCTATATTGTCTGAATTCTTCTGCATGTCTACAAATACTGCAAATTATATTCTCTGAAATTTTCACCTCAAAGCGGCATATTTCCGGGTGACAATACACTCATTTTTTGCCTTTAGGTGCAAATATTATTCAGGTGAGATGGCATGGGCTTTTTAAGCAGAATTAATCCCCCGGAAGAGGCATTTGAGAAAGGAAACCGGATGTATGATTCCGGCAGGTACAAAGAGGCCTTAAAAGCATATGACTCCGTATCTGAAGATGAATATCCTGAAATACATTATTGCAGAGGCAATGCATATTACTGCCTCTCAATGTATGACAAGGCGACTGATTCATATAATAAGGCCGTTGCAATAACCCCCGGTGATGCTGATGCACATTACAACCGGGGAAATGCCCTGTATAAATTTGGCTGTCCTGATGAAGCTATAGAGGCATATGATCTGGCAACCGGAATTGACGGCCGGCTTGCTGAAGCTTACAATAACAAAGGAAATATTCTGTTAAATTCCGGCAGGCATGAGGAGGCTCTTGTGGCATTTGAGAGTGCCATAGCCGCTGATATAAACTTTGCAGAAAGTTACAATAATAAAGGGCTTTCACTGTCTGCACTTGGACAGTATGATGAAGCACTTTTAGCCTATAATAAAGCAATAAGCATTAAAACTGACTATTCAGAAGCATATTTTAATCGTGGAAATGCCTTTTTTGAGACCGGACGTTATGAGGATGCTCTGGATGCTTATAATAAAGCACTTGTAATTCTGCCTGATAATTCCGGATATCACAATAACAAAGCTCTCAGTCTCTTTGAGCTGGGCCGTTATGACAAAGCCCTTGCAGAATTTGATAAGGCTGCCGGTATAAGTCCGAAAGGTGCTGATCTCTGGTTTAATAAAGGATTTGCCTTAAATAAGCTGGAACGCTACCCTGAGGCCCTTAAGGCGCTTGAGAATTCAGTCAGCCTGAGTCCGGATGATGCTGAAATACAGTATAATCTGGGATTTGCCTTACATGCACTTGGACGTTATGATGAGTCAGTTATTGCTCTGGACAGATCGGCTGCTATAGACTCCAAAAATCCGGAAGTACACTGTATAAGAGGGGTTGTTCTTACTGAACTGGGCCGTTATGATGATGCAGTTTTGGCGTATGATATGGCAATAAGCATAAATCCGGATGATGCTTCTTTCTATTATCAGAAAGGCAATGCCATTGGAAAAACCGGCCGGTATGAAGAAGCAATTGAGATATATGATCAGGCAATTGCCTTAAAGCCTGATTATGCTGCTGCATATTCAAAGAAAGGAAAGGCCCTTGTTCACCTTGGCAGATATGACGCTGCCTCAGAGGTTTATGATATGGCAAAGAGAATTGAGCCGGATGTTGTTAAAGAGAAATAACTGATTTCTGCTGATGTTTTCCGGATATGGCACAGAAGGATTTTTCAGTTGTATGAGAATATGAAACGGGCTGCCAAAGCTTAGTCAGCTGAAAAGGTAAGTGATCCAGAAGAATGGTCAGCCATCACCGGATTTTCAGACAGTGCCGCAACGGGGATGTTTGCAACATGCGGTATGTCTGCGTACAGTTTCAGGATGAAGTCTGCAAAGAGAAGAACTGATATAATCATATAAATGTTGATTTAAATGAATAATAGCCATTTTTTCTCTTTGTTTGCTGCAGAAAGAAAAAGCGGGGAAGCAGGTTATAATGAATAACTGTTTTACCCTCTCTTCTGTGTTATCCGGGATCTGCTGCAAAATATTATTTTTGCCGGTATGAAATTCAAATACTCTTTCAGATCCAGCTTTGGCAGATTTAAACAGCTTTTTCTGATTGCAGTTCTCTGCTGAAAATACGCTGCCAACATGCTGCAAATCCGCAAATATGAACCATGATGAGATGGGTGGGAAGGGCATAAACCGGAGGTATTTAAGAGTCATGCCATCTCCTCTTCAGTGATTTCTGGATATTGTATCCTGTCTGTTATTATTAATGTCCCCTCCGGAATTCCGCCCGTCACTATCAAGGGAGATATTGGGTGAAGTTATCCACTCACGGTAGGTCTGATAATTAAATGAGTACCTTCTGACCTTCTTTCGTGCAGTGCCAAATTCACATTCCTCAGGATATACCATCTCATCCAGTGATATGGCGGGGCACTTCTCTAAAAGCCCGGCATATTTCAGACCTCTTGCTGAATAACCATGAAATACTCTTCTGACCTGGTAATAGGAGAAGCCGAGCGCCTCCTGGATCATTCCGACTGTGACGAAGTTCCACTCCATCTTCTCCATAACTGCCAGCGTGTTGGCTTCGTTCTTTGTAAGGTTTGATGACATATCTCCGTTATCCCGGCTGATCTTTTTATAGAGTTTCAGGGCGGCATAAAAGTCCGACTCATCCGCATCAATATATTTCACATCCGGATCTTCCTTTGGGGTCTCCCTCTGCATTGAGAAGAGCAGGGCATGTGATTTTATCAGATCAAAGAGCATTGTTGGATTTCTCCGGTTGTGAACATCTGAAAATCTTATTCTCTCTGCAAATGGTATTCTGACATATACCTGCCTCTCTTTTAAGATACGCCAGATCTCCCTGCATACCGGGATGCCTTCGTGTTCGGCAGTTTCTGGTATGCCCTCAGCTTCACTTCTTTTAATGTGCTTAAGAACATCCTCATCCTGCCGGTGTGAATCGTCAATCCAGA
This window harbors:
- a CDS encoding serpin family protein — protein: MLYDYYSGMERKLFAALAAGVLLICLAVFAGCTGTPDAGDGAGDGAKETAKQTPVPQPTTGPDESGAGESEKAVASADNMFAFDLYKQLTAGDNPDENIFFSPYSISSAFALVYEGAKGGTADEIQSVFHFPEGIKVLRDGFLSINSGINAGDPDYELSVANALWAEETYSFLDDYIKTAKDYYSADTTNLDFINQPEESRLTINKWAEDETHDKIKDLIPQGMIDPLTRLVITNAVYFKGDWVKQFDVNNTHEAAFTTASGKSVTVDMMQRTDEDAVFGYMENDDLQMLKMPYDHDSGRELAMYVILPKGNDLKAVEENLDADRLTELKGAIAEKEVKVFFPKFKLETEYSLSKTLAAMGMPVAFSDMADFSGMDGTKSLSISDVIHKAYVDVNEEGTEAAAATAVVMRLTAVMDEEPVPVFLADHPFIFMIEDTDDGNILFMGKVSDPA
- a CDS encoding tetratricopeptide repeat protein, whose translation is MGFLSRINPPEEAFEKGNRMYDSGRYKEALKAYDSVSEDEYPEIHYCRGNAYYCLSMYDKATDSYNKAVAITPGDADAHYNRGNALYKFGCPDEAIEAYDLATGIDGRLAEAYNNKGNILLNSGRHEEALVAFESAIAADINFAESYNNKGLSLSALGQYDEALLAYNKAISIKTDYSEAYFNRGNAFFETGRYEDALDAYNKALVILPDNSGYHNNKALSLFELGRYDKALAEFDKAAGISPKGADLWFNKGFALNKLERYPEALKALENSVSLSPDDAEIQYNLGFALHALGRYDESVIALDRSAAIDSKNPEVHCIRGVVLTELGRYDDAVLAYDMAISINPDDASFYYQKGNAIGKTGRYEEAIEIYDQAIALKPDYAAAYSKKGKALVHLGRYDAASEVYDMAKRIEPDVVKEK